The Bacteroidia bacterium genome contains a region encoding:
- a CDS encoding NUDIX hydrolase, which translates to MNTQASDKRVVVRVYGLLFNPNKEVLITDEERNGWNFSKFQGGGLEWGEGLVDALKREFLEETNLHLADIQHFYTTDFFQQSAFNTNDQILSVYYLTTALGVLPGSLPPPITEYSGTLSFRWIPLHKLTPELFTFPIDKYVVGLLKNTELALKFLTVFVASISFFFS; encoded by the coding sequence ATGAACACACAAGCTTCTGATAAGCGGGTTGTAGTGCGGGTGTATGGGTTGTTATTTAACCCGAATAAAGAGGTGTTAATTACGGATGAAGAGCGTAACGGCTGGAATTTCAGTAAGTTTCAGGGAGGAGGTTTGGAGTGGGGAGAGGGTTTAGTAGATGCCTTAAAACGTGAGTTTTTAGAAGAAACAAATTTGCATTTAGCTGATATTCAGCATTTTTACACAACAGACTTTTTTCAGCAATCTGCTTTTAATACGAATGACCAGATTTTAAGCGTTTATTATCTAACTACGGCCTTAGGGGTTTTGCCGGGCAGCTTACCACCTCCTATTACGGAGTATAGTGGCACGTTATCTTTTCGCTGGATCCCCTTACACAAACTCACTCCGGAGTTATTCACATTCCCAATTGATAAATATGTTGTGGGCTTGTTAAAAAATACCGAACTTGCGCTCAAGTTTTTGACGGTATTTGTTGCATCTATTTCCTTCTTTTTCTCGTAG
- the lysS gene encoding lysine--tRNA ligase — protein MTESLSLSDQELARREELMQLKSLGIEPYPAAEFLVTHHSAEILAGFDAHPESFQQVRLAGRLMSKRLMGKAAFSDLHDAQGRIQLYIARDAICPNEDKTYFDQVFKKLFSLGDIVGVIGYAFKTKTGETSIHVQEIVLLSKALRPLPVAKEKDGVVYDAFTDPDLRYRMRYVDLVVNPHTRMVFQKRAQIVNTMRNYFNQRGYLEVETPILQPIHGGALAKPFVTHHNALDMKLYLRIANELYLKRLIVGGFDGVYEFSKDFRNEGMSRFHNPEFTQVELYVAYKDYRWMMNLVEELIEQVVLALHNTTTITVGEHTIDFQRPWKKFTMFEAIQNFTGYDISNATEAELKAICVALKLPIDSSMGKSKLIDTIFGECVERQLIQPTFIYDYPLEMSPLSKKHRTKSGLVERFELICNSKEICNAYSELNDPIDQRARFEEQLDLAKRGDDEAMALDEDFLRALEFAMPPTAGLGIGIDRLTMILTNQPSIQDVLLFPQMRPEKNEQ, from the coding sequence ATGACAGAGAGTTTATCTTTAAGTGACCAAGAATTAGCTCGGCGGGAGGAGTTAATGCAGTTAAAAAGTCTTGGTATTGAGCCATATCCGGCGGCAGAGTTTTTAGTTACGCATCATTCTGCGGAGATATTAGCAGGCTTTGACGCGCATCCTGAGTCTTTTCAGCAGGTACGCCTTGCCGGGCGGCTAATGTCTAAACGGCTGATGGGAAAGGCCGCCTTCTCTGACCTCCATGATGCACAAGGCCGTATCCAACTCTATATCGCAAGAGATGCCATCTGCCCCAATGAAGACAAAACCTATTTTGACCAAGTATTCAAAAAATTATTCTCCTTAGGAGACATCGTTGGCGTTATCGGATATGCTTTCAAGACAAAAACAGGTGAGACTTCAATTCATGTTCAGGAAATAGTACTTCTTTCTAAGGCACTACGTCCGCTACCGGTTGCCAAAGAAAAAGATGGCGTTGTGTATGACGCTTTTACGGACCCTGATTTACGCTACCGAATGCGTTATGTGGATTTAGTGGTGAACCCGCACACCCGAATGGTGTTTCAAAAACGCGCCCAAATCGTAAACACAATGCGAAATTACTTTAACCAACGGGGCTACTTAGAGGTGGAAACCCCTATCTTACAACCTATTCACGGCGGAGCATTGGCCAAACCTTTTGTTACACATCATAACGCCTTGGATATGAAACTCTACCTCCGAATTGCTAATGAACTTTATCTAAAACGGCTTATCGTTGGCGGCTTTGACGGAGTATATGAATTTTCCAAAGACTTCCGAAACGAGGGAATGTCCAGATTCCATAATCCCGAATTTACCCAAGTAGAACTCTACGTGGCCTACAAAGATTACCGATGGATGATGAACCTCGTAGAAGAACTCATAGAACAAGTAGTGCTCGCCCTGCATAACACAACCACAATCACAGTTGGAGAACATACAATTGATTTTCAACGCCCGTGGAAAAAATTCACCATGTTTGAAGCGATTCAAAACTTTACTGGTTATGACATCTCTAATGCTACCGAAGCTGAACTCAAAGCTATTTGTGTAGCCTTAAAACTCCCGATAGATTCTTCTATGGGAAAATCTAAATTGATTGATACTATTTTTGGAGAATGTGTGGAAAGACAACTGATACAGCCTACATTTATTTATGATTATCCGTTGGAAATGAGCCCATTATCGAAGAAACACCGAACAAAGTCCGGCTTGGTTGAACGCTTTGAGCTTATCTGCAACAGTAAGGAAATCTGCAATGCCTATTCAGAATTAAATGACCCAATAGACCAGCGGGCTCGTTTTGAGGAACAATTAGATTTAGCCAAACGTGGAGATGATGAAGCAATGGCACTGGATGAAGACTTCTTACGTGCCTTGGAATTTGCCATGCCGCCTACTGCCGGGTTGGGAATCGGAATAGACAGATTAACCATGATTTTAACCAATCAGCCGTCTATTCAAGATGTATTACTTTTCCCGCAAATGCGCCCCGAAAAAAATGAACAATAA